A part of Bacillus thuringiensis genomic DNA contains:
- the dagF gene encoding 2-dehydro-3-deoxy-phosphogluconate aldolase: protein MTNIQKRFYKGRVALNVLANNIENAKDIFEAAEGYVVVGVLSKDYPTVEEAVTAMKAYGKEIDDAVSIGLGAGDNRQAAVVAEIAKHYPGSHINQVFPSVGATRANLGGKDSWINSLVSPTGKVGYVNISTGPISAAGEEKAIVPIKTAIALVRDMGGNSLKYFPMKGLAHEEEYRAVAKACAEEGFALEPTGGIDKENFETIVRIALEANVEQVIPHVYSSIIDKETGNTKTEDVRELLAVVKKLVDQYA, encoded by the coding sequence ATGACAAACATTCAAAAACGTTTTTATAAAGGCCGCGTAGCATTAAATGTATTAGCGAACAATATCGAAAATGCGAAAGATATTTTTGAAGCAGCAGAAGGGTATGTAGTAGTGGGAGTGTTATCAAAAGACTACCCAACAGTGGAAGAAGCAGTGACAGCGATGAAAGCATACGGAAAAGAAATTGATGATGCTGTATCAATCGGACTAGGAGCAGGAGATAATCGCCAAGCGGCAGTAGTAGCTGAAATTGCGAAGCATTATCCTGGTAGCCATATTAACCAAGTGTTCCCTTCAGTTGGAGCAACGCGTGCAAATCTTGGCGGCAAAGATAGCTGGATTAATAGTTTAGTATCACCAACAGGAAAAGTAGGTTACGTAAATATTTCTACTGGTCCAATTAGTGCAGCTGGAGAAGAGAAAGCAATTGTTCCAATTAAAACAGCGATCGCACTTGTACGTGATATGGGCGGAAATTCATTGAAATACTTCCCAATGAAAGGTTTAGCTCATGAAGAAGAATATCGTGCAGTAGCGAAAGCATGTGCGGAAGAAGGATTTGCATTAGAGCCAACAGGCGGAATTGATAAAGAAAACTTCGAAACAATTGTACGTATTGCGCTTGAAGCAAACGTAGAGCAAGTTATCCCGCACGTGTACTCTTCTATTATTGATAAAGAAACTGGCAATACGAAAACAGAAGATGTCCGTGAATTACTAGCAGTAGTGAAGAAGTTAGTTGATCAATATGCGTAA
- a CDS encoding DgaE family pyridoxal phosphate-dependent ammonia lyase: protein MGHSLNAKYGLKRVINASGRMSILGVSAPTDTVMDAMKHGGQNYVEIADLVDKAGDHIARILDSEAAVVVNSASSGIALSIAGIVTEGNRRKSERLHQEVIAKNEVIMLKGHNVQYGAPVETMIYLGGGKLVEVGYANEGKAEHIEDAIGENTAAILYVKSHHAVQKNMISVEEAWEVAQRNNVPLIVDAAAEEDIQKYVKYSDLAIYSGSKAIEGPTSGIVGGKRKYIEWLKVQLHCSGRSMKVGKETTFGLLQALDEYGVKEDKSEQEKELLQVLMPLKELNGVNVTIVQDEAGRAIFRARIHINENELNKSAKDVVNALREGEIAIYTRDYGVRQGFFDIDPRPLQGDDIHVIEEKMREIVGGN, encoded by the coding sequence ATGGGTCATTCATTGAATGCTAAGTACGGATTAAAAAGAGTGATTAATGCGAGCGGTAGAATGAGTATTTTAGGTGTATCCGCTCCGACAGATACAGTTATGGATGCGATGAAACATGGTGGACAAAATTATGTGGAAATTGCTGATTTAGTAGATAAAGCAGGAGACCATATTGCGAGAATTCTAGATTCAGAGGCAGCGGTTGTTGTAAATTCAGCATCGAGCGGAATTGCGCTTTCTATCGCTGGTATCGTTACAGAAGGAAACCGTCGTAAAAGTGAAAGACTTCATCAAGAGGTCATCGCGAAAAACGAAGTGATTATGTTAAAAGGTCATAACGTTCAATACGGTGCTCCTGTTGAAACGATGATTTATTTAGGCGGCGGTAAGCTTGTTGAAGTGGGTTACGCAAACGAAGGGAAAGCAGAGCATATTGAAGATGCGATTGGTGAAAATACAGCAGCGATTCTGTATGTGAAATCCCATCATGCCGTGCAAAAAAATATGATTTCTGTTGAAGAAGCATGGGAAGTGGCGCAGCGAAATAACGTACCACTGATTGTCGATGCGGCAGCTGAAGAAGATATTCAAAAATATGTGAAGTATTCAGACCTTGCCATTTATAGCGGTTCAAAGGCAATTGAAGGGCCTACTTCTGGTATTGTTGGCGGGAAACGAAAATATATTGAGTGGCTGAAAGTGCAATTACATTGCAGCGGTAGAAGTATGAAAGTTGGGAAAGAAACAACTTTCGGTTTACTTCAAGCGCTTGATGAGTACGGAGTAAAAGAAGATAAGAGTGAACAAGAAAAAGAGCTATTACAAGTACTTATGCCGCTAAAAGAATTAAATGGTGTAAATGTAACGATTGTTCAAGATGAAGCAGGAAGAGCAATCTTTAGAGCGCGTATTCATATTAACGAGAACGAGTTAAATAAATCAGCAAAAGACGTTGTAAATGCATTACGCGAAGGGGAAATTGCCATTTACACACGTGATTACGGCGTAAGACAAGGATTCTTTGATATTGATCCACGTCCACTTCAAGGTGATGACATACATGTAATTGAAGAAAAAATGAGAGAAATTGTAGGGGGAAACTAA
- a CDS encoding amidohydrolase/deacetylase family metallohydrolase: MTERFVLRNVKRVNGEEIDIVIENNKIAQVTKAGAGEGGKVLDYSGTYVSSGWIDLHVHAFPEFDPYGDEVDEIGVKQGVTTIVDAGSCGADRIADLVKNREQAKTNLFAFLNISRIGLKRIDELSNMEWIDKEKVIEAVEKYKDVIVGLKARMSKSVVCDSGIEPLHVARSLSRETSLPIMVHIGSAPPRIEEVVPLLEKDDVITHYLNGKENNLFDEEGKPLPVLLDAVNRGVHLDVGHGNASFSFKVAEAAKRHDIAFHTISTDIYRKNRIHGPVYSMAHVLSKFLYLGYPLEEVIDAVTKNAAEWLKKPELGRIQEGDIANLTLFTVKDEKVTLIDSEGDQRIAERRIDTKGVVINGSFIEC; the protein is encoded by the coding sequence ATGACAGAACGATTCGTACTACGTAATGTGAAACGTGTGAACGGGGAAGAGATTGACATTGTAATTGAAAATAATAAAATCGCACAGGTGACGAAAGCTGGTGCTGGCGAAGGTGGAAAGGTTCTTGATTACTCAGGTACTTACGTATCGAGTGGTTGGATTGACTTGCACGTTCATGCTTTTCCAGAGTTTGATCCTTATGGCGATGAGGTAGACGAAATTGGCGTTAAGCAAGGGGTAACGACAATTGTTGATGCTGGTAGCTGCGGAGCTGATCGCATTGCAGATTTAGTCAAAAATAGAGAGCAGGCGAAAACGAATTTATTTGCCTTTTTAAATATTTCTCGCATCGGTTTGAAACGAATTGATGAACTATCCAATATGGAATGGATAGATAAAGAGAAAGTAATAGAAGCAGTAGAAAAGTATAAAGATGTAATCGTCGGATTAAAGGCGAGAATGAGTAAAAGTGTTGTTTGTGATAGTGGAATTGAACCGCTTCATGTTGCACGCTCTTTATCTCGTGAAACATCATTGCCGATTATGGTACATATCGGTTCAGCACCTCCTCGCATAGAGGAAGTTGTACCTCTTTTAGAAAAAGATGATGTGATCACACATTACTTAAACGGGAAAGAAAATAATTTATTTGATGAAGAAGGCAAACCGCTACCTGTATTACTAGATGCAGTGAATCGCGGCGTACATTTAGATGTTGGTCACGGTAATGCTAGTTTTTCTTTTAAAGTAGCAGAAGCAGCGAAGCGTCACGATATTGCCTTTCATACAATTAGTACAGATATTTACCGGAAGAATCGTATACACGGTCCAGTGTATAGTATGGCTCACGTTCTTTCGAAATTCCTTTACTTAGGTTATCCGCTAGAAGAAGTAATTGATGCGGTGACGAAAAATGCGGCAGAATGGCTTAAGAAACCAGAGCTTGGTCGTATTCAAGAAGGCGATATTGCAAACTTAACTTTATTTACGGTGAAAGATGAGAAGGTTACGTTAATTGATTCAGAAGGGGATCAGCGCATTGCTGAAAGAAGAATTGATACGAAAGGGGTTGTAATCAATGGGTCATTCATTGAATGCTAA
- a CDS encoding sensor histidine kinase, with the protein MAKKMRSFRSKMVMLFSLSMILAAGITYFIYEGLRIYYKLVVRYEDPLAQFRSMVRQIGDVNFFLIIFIPLSIMFFFFLTRPYVKYFDEISNGIHHLANGDFTNQVRVSSNDEFGYIASEMNVASEKLKEAVERGDFAESSKDQLIVNLAHDLRTPLTSVLGYLDLILKDENLTKEQIKHFSTIAFTKSQRLESLIDELFEITRMNYGMLQLNKKPIDISELLIQLDEELYPLLEKQHLEARLNVDPHLPINGDGKLLARVFENLLTNAVRYGYDGQFVDLNGYIDNEEVVVQVMNYGDSIPEEDLPYLFDMFYTGDKARSEQQGGTGLGLFIAKNIVEQHNGTISAESNVVRTIFEVRLPKDENVTI; encoded by the coding sequence ATGGCTAAAAAGATGAGAAGTTTTCGCTCGAAGATGGTTATGCTATTTTCGTTAAGTATGATATTAGCTGCTGGCATAACGTATTTCATTTATGAAGGATTAAGGATTTATTATAAATTAGTCGTTCGCTATGAGGATCCGTTAGCTCAATTTCGTTCCATGGTAAGACAAATTGGAGATGTTAATTTCTTTTTAATTATTTTCATCCCTCTGTCCATTATGTTTTTTTTCTTTCTTACTAGGCCTTATGTAAAATATTTTGATGAGATTTCAAATGGAATTCATCATTTGGCGAACGGCGATTTTACAAATCAAGTGCGCGTTTCATCAAATGATGAGTTTGGATATATCGCAAGCGAAATGAATGTAGCGAGTGAGAAATTAAAGGAAGCAGTGGAGCGAGGAGACTTCGCGGAAAGTAGTAAGGACCAGCTTATTGTTAACTTAGCTCACGATTTAAGAACGCCGTTAACATCTGTTTTAGGTTATTTAGACTTAATTCTTAAAGATGAAAATTTGACGAAGGAACAAATTAAACATTTTTCCACGATTGCTTTTACGAAATCACAAAGGCTTGAAAGCTTAATTGATGAGCTATTTGAAATTACACGTATGAACTATGGCATGTTACAACTAAATAAAAAGCCAATTGATATAAGTGAGCTGCTTATACAGCTAGATGAAGAATTATATCCGCTATTAGAGAAACAGCATTTAGAAGCTAGATTGAATGTTGATCCACATTTACCGATTAATGGTGACGGGAAATTGTTAGCTAGAGTATTTGAAAACTTGTTAACAAATGCCGTTCGATACGGATATGATGGGCAATTTGTTGATCTGAATGGGTATATCGATAATGAAGAAGTTGTCGTACAAGTTATGAATTACGGAGATAGCATTCCAGAAGAAGATTTACCGTATCTTTTTGATATGTTTTATACAGGTGATAAGGCAAGATCAGAGCAGCAAGGTGGTACAGGCCTTGGACTATTTATTGCGAAAAACATTGTCGAGCAACATAACGGTACAATTTCTGCTGAGAGTAATGTAGTTAGAACGATATTTGAAGTACGATTGCCAAAAGACGAGAATGTAACAATTTAA
- a CDS encoding M15 family metallopeptidase, which yields MKKWVFISFFIACTICVGVYISPLFQKEIDVKIGGENSAVKTANMEKIEITKEQIYKGDLLLVNKDYPVKKDSIRSDIINVNHNSELVRGYVIFDRNLRLSKDVVKKFLNVVDAAGKESVNHFLISSGYRDFQEQKQLYEKMGSDYALPAGYSEHNLGLSLDVGSTQKKMEKAPEGKWIEENVWKHGFVLRYPKNKSNITGIQYEPWHIRYVGLPHSAIMQKKNFTLEEYLEFLKEEKEISTEVEGKKYTVSYYKVSENMKVNVPVNKQYEISGNNMDGVIVTVQE from the coding sequence ATGAAAAAGTGGGTATTTATTTCTTTTTTTATCGCATGCACAATCTGTGTAGGCGTTTATATATCACCGTTATTTCAAAAAGAAATTGATGTGAAAATTGGCGGAGAAAATAGTGCAGTAAAGACTGCAAATATGGAAAAGATAGAGATTACAAAAGAACAAATTTATAAAGGGGATCTGTTATTAGTTAATAAAGATTACCCAGTTAAAAAAGATAGTATTAGGTCGGATATTATAAATGTAAATCATAATAGTGAATTAGTAAGAGGCTATGTAATATTTGATAGAAACCTTCGCTTATCAAAGGATGTTGTAAAAAAGTTTTTGAACGTTGTCGATGCAGCTGGAAAAGAAAGTGTTAACCATTTTTTGATTAGTAGTGGCTATAGAGATTTCCAAGAGCAAAAACAGCTATATGAAAAAATGGGATCTGATTATGCACTTCCAGCAGGATACAGTGAGCATAATTTAGGGTTATCACTGGACGTTGGTTCAACACAAAAGAAAATGGAGAAAGCGCCTGAAGGAAAATGGATTGAAGAGAACGTATGGAAGCACGGCTTTGTATTACGTTATCCGAAAAATAAAAGTAACATTACAGGCATTCAATATGAGCCGTGGCATATCCGTTATGTCGGCCTACCTCATAGCGCAATTATGCAAAAAAAGAATTTCACACTAGAGGAATATTTAGAGTTTTTAAAAGAGGAAAAAGAGATTTCAACTGAAGTAGAAGGTAAGAAATATACTGTTTCTTATTATAAAGTTTCTGAGAATATGAAAGTGAATGTTCCGGTGAATAAGCAGTATGAAATTTCGGGGAATAATATGGATGGGGTTATTGTGACGGTTCAGGAATAG
- the menC gene encoding o-succinylbenzoate synthase codes for MEIKNATLHITEMPLVIPFAASYGTYEKRESIVIELEDTDGYIGFGEVVAFSEPWYTEETVKTALHVLQDFLLPDLLKAEISHPNEVPVLFQHIKRNRMAKAGIEGAVWDLYAKREQKSLARLLGGTRPEIEVGVVIGINTIPFMLKQIEKYAEEGYERFKVKIKPEHDYELLKEIRKEFPGIPLMADANSAYTLADTEKLKRLDEFQLMMIEQPLADYDFLDHAQLQKKIETPICLDESIHSLEDARVAITLGSCRIVNIKPGRVGGLTESIQIHDYCMEHTIPVWCGGMVEMGISRAQNVALASLPNFTIPGDISASSRHWERDIISPEVMLEGGKVMVSQSIEAEYEVDCGRLAEITKQRIVLER; via the coding sequence GTGGAAATAAAAAACGCGACACTTCATATAACAGAAATGCCACTCGTAATCCCGTTTGCTGCGAGCTACGGAACGTATGAAAAGCGTGAGAGTATCGTCATTGAATTAGAAGATACGGACGGATACATTGGATTTGGCGAAGTCGTTGCGTTCTCTGAACCGTGGTATACGGAAGAAACAGTGAAGACAGCGCTACATGTACTTCAAGATTTTTTATTACCTGATTTATTAAAGGCGGAGATTTCTCATCCGAATGAAGTACCTGTTTTGTTCCAACATATAAAGAGAAACAGAATGGCAAAGGCGGGAATAGAAGGTGCTGTTTGGGATCTATATGCGAAGCGTGAACAGAAATCGCTAGCAAGGTTACTTGGCGGGACTAGACCTGAAATTGAGGTCGGTGTTGTAATTGGTATCAATACAATTCCGTTTATGTTAAAACAAATCGAGAAGTACGCAGAAGAAGGATACGAGCGCTTTAAAGTGAAAATAAAGCCAGAGCATGATTACGAGTTATTGAAAGAGATTCGTAAAGAGTTCCCAGGTATCCCGTTAATGGCTGATGCAAACTCAGCGTATACGTTAGCGGATACAGAGAAATTGAAACGATTAGATGAATTTCAATTGATGATGATTGAACAACCGTTAGCAGATTATGATTTTCTCGATCATGCACAGCTGCAAAAGAAAATAGAAACGCCCATTTGTTTAGACGAAAGCATCCATAGTTTAGAAGACGCGCGCGTTGCGATTACGCTTGGCAGTTGCCGCATCGTTAACATTAAACCAGGGCGAGTGGGCGGATTAACGGAGTCGATTCAAATCCATGATTATTGTATGGAGCACACCATACCCGTGTGGTGCGGCGGTATGGTGGAGATGGGGATTTCACGAGCGCAAAATGTTGCTCTCGCCTCATTGCCGAACTTTACGATTCCTGGCGATATATCTGCCTCTAGTAGACATTGGGAGAGGGATATTATTTCACCGGAAGTAATGCTTGAGGGCGGGAAAGTAATGGTTTCGCAAAGCATTGAAGCTGAGTATGAGGTAGATTGCGGGAGACTAGCAGAAATCACGAAGCAACGGATTGTTTTGGAGCGGTAG
- a CDS encoding o-succinylbenzoate--CoA ligase — translation METMPNWLKQRAFLTPDRTAIEIEEEKVTFMELHEKVVSVCEQLSHVGVKQGQKVAVLMKNGMEMISVIHALSYVGAVAVLLNTRLSREELLWQMDDAEVVCLVTDQDFEAKGVPVYSFTEVMNGPKAEASIQEEFSLEEAMTIIYTSGTTGKPKGVILTYGNHWASAVGSSLNLGLRDDDCWLACMPMFHVGGLSLLMKNIMYGMRILLVPKYDADFIHKALQTRGVTIISVVSKMLTDLLERLGERTYPSSLRCMLLGGGPAPKPLLEICVDKEIPVYQTYGMTETSSQICTLSADYMLTKVGSAGKPLFQCQLRIEKEGVVVPPFAEGEIVVKGPNVTGGYFNREDATRETIQNGWLHTGDLGYLDEEGFLYVLDRRSDLIISGGENIYPAQIEEVLLSHPMVAEAGVVGMTDDKWGQVPAAFIVKSGAVTEEEILHFCEEKLAKYKVPKKACFLEELPRNASKKLLRRELRQLVEEM, via the coding sequence ATGGAGACGATGCCGAATTGGTTAAAGCAGCGCGCATTTTTAACACCAGATCGCACTGCAATTGAAATAGAGGAAGAGAAAGTTACTTTTATGGAGCTGCATGAAAAAGTAGTATCTGTTTGTGAACAGCTTTCACATGTTGGAGTGAAGCAGGGGCAAAAGGTGGCTGTTCTGATGAAAAATGGTATGGAGATGATTTCAGTTATTCACGCCCTATCTTACGTAGGTGCAGTAGCTGTACTTTTAAATACGCGTCTTTCAAGAGAAGAGCTACTTTGGCAAATGGATGATGCTGAAGTTGTTTGTTTAGTGACGGATCAAGATTTTGAGGCTAAGGGTGTTCCTGTCTATTCGTTCACTGAAGTGATGAATGGGCCAAAGGCAGAAGCCTCTATACAAGAAGAATTCTCTTTAGAAGAAGCGATGACAATTATTTATACGTCTGGGACGACAGGGAAACCGAAAGGCGTTATTTTAACGTACGGTAATCACTGGGCAAGTGCAGTCGGTTCTTCGCTTAACTTAGGGCTTCGTGATGATGATTGTTGGTTAGCTTGTATGCCGATGTTCCACGTTGGCGGGCTATCTCTTTTAATGAAAAATATTATGTACGGAATGCGCATTTTACTCGTTCCGAAATATGATGCCGATTTTATTCATAAAGCACTTCAAACGAGAGGCGTAACGATTATTTCAGTCGTATCAAAAATGCTAACTGATTTATTAGAGAGACTTGGAGAAAGAACATATCCATCTTCTTTACGATGCATGTTACTTGGCGGAGGACCAGCGCCAAAACCGTTATTAGAAATATGTGTAGATAAAGAAATTCCTGTGTATCAAACGTACGGTATGACAGAGACGTCGTCGCAAATTTGTACGTTATCCGCAGATTACATGTTAACGAAAGTAGGATCAGCCGGGAAACCACTATTTCAGTGCCAACTTCGTATTGAAAAAGAGGGCGTCGTAGTACCACCGTTTGCGGAAGGAGAGATTGTAGTAAAAGGACCAAACGTAACAGGCGGTTACTTTAACCGTGAAGATGCGACACGCGAAACAATTCAAAACGGATGGCTTCACACTGGTGACCTAGGTTATTTAGATGAAGAAGGATTTTTATACGTATTAGATCGCCGCAGTGATTTAATTATTTCTGGCGGAGAAAATATATATCCGGCCCAAATTGAAGAAGTGTTGCTTTCTCATCCGATGGTAGCAGAAGCCGGTGTTGTCGGTATGACTGACGATAAATGGGGACAAGTACCCGCTGCTTTTATTGTAAAAAGCGGGGCGGTAACAGAAGAGGAAATTCTTCATTTTTGTGAGGAGAAATTAGCGAAATATAAAGTACCGAAAAAAGCATGTTTCTTAGAGGAATTGCCACGAAACGCTTCGAAAAAATTGTTAAGACGAGAGTTAAGACAATTAGTGGAGGAGATGTAG
- a CDS encoding sugar kinase gives MRKKIAAFGEVMMRLQVPGYELLSQANTLNYSFSGTGVNVAAALSHLGHEGLLISTLPENSVGDAALSYIQKLGVQTSLVSRGGKYVGMYFLENGFGARASRVTYSNRLESSFNTACEEMYQFEEIAKEIDIVHFCGITLAMNDTVRHHMKSLAKAVKENGGTVVFDCNYRPSLWGEDGYEQAKPHYEEMLALADIVMMNEKDAMFVLGMKTEETEREAQLVDLIPKVAKTYHITTIAGTHRSINSDNTHSLRGFICKDGAFTFAKTLTFSVYDRIGAGDAYTSGIIHGEIEEFAPEKAVSFASAAGMLAHTIVGDTPMSSEKDILRAMTASVGDVER, from the coding sequence ATGCGTAAGAAAATTGCAGCATTTGGCGAAGTAATGATGCGCCTGCAAGTACCGGGATATGAATTGTTATCGCAAGCTAACACATTAAATTATTCCTTTTCTGGTACAGGTGTGAATGTTGCAGCCGCGCTTTCTCATCTAGGGCATGAAGGGCTTCTTATTTCAACTTTACCGGAAAATTCGGTTGGAGATGCGGCATTATCGTACATTCAAAAGTTGGGTGTGCAAACCTCGCTTGTTTCAAGAGGCGGTAAATATGTCGGCATGTACTTTTTAGAAAATGGATTTGGAGCACGTGCAAGCCGCGTTACATATTCGAATCGATTAGAAAGTAGCTTCAATACGGCATGTGAAGAAATGTATCAATTTGAAGAAATCGCAAAGGAAATTGATATCGTTCATTTTTGTGGGATTACACTTGCGATGAATGATACTGTACGCCATCATATGAAATCTTTAGCGAAAGCAGTTAAAGAAAACGGAGGCACTGTCGTTTTTGATTGCAATTATCGTCCATCTCTTTGGGGAGAAGACGGATATGAGCAGGCGAAACCGCATTATGAAGAAATGCTAGCTCTTGCTGATATCGTTATGATGAACGAAAAAGATGCAATGTTCGTTCTTGGAATGAAAACAGAAGAGACAGAGCGAGAGGCGCAACTTGTTGATCTTATTCCAAAGGTTGCTAAAACATATCATATCACTACAATTGCTGGTACACATCGCTCTATTAATAGCGATAATACACATTCGCTTCGCGGATTTATATGTAAAGATGGTGCGTTCACTTTTGCAAAAACACTTACGTTTTCTGTATATGATAGAATAGGTGCTGGAGATGCTTATACGAGCGGGATTATTCATGGCGAGATAGAAGAGTTTGCACCAGAGAAAGCTGTTTCATTTGCGTCAGCAGCTGGAATGCTTGCACATACAATCGTCGGTGATACGCCAATGTCATCAGAGAAGGATATACTTCGGGCAATGACGGCATCAGTAGGTGATGTAGAAAGGTAG
- a CDS encoding translocation protein TolB, translated as MGFRILLFIILITLYVPTTVSAVPPSLAAAFIRDHQLWIKTGNQEIQITKNRYVSSPKWSYDGRFIGYIDSDEAGKESNLFIYDTEEKINYQPYVRVVTPDFKWSPNKNQLAYTHQGLLNVTKIKNGRPQGFENVSLGVSDFEWFPNGKEFIVSSQSCLRPTGWGTIPLYKMPVDANLAKDKIKPFYTIQTNETDLFAINANYFKWSSDGKWISFLASPTASLAMDSNTLCVISSKGKYFRTIGNMLWFKDWMKWAPSANQLAYISGEGRFFVENKKFTVADMVTAKQQKVYTPVGYVDLDLEWFSPNKVVVARATENKVWKEGPVPTMFTTLYIINIKTEEQKQISFPKQNERDEAPQVIGPYLTWLRKKTNVYKGDVWMKDSLHSQEHIWLKNVDEAPIFFTRNERH; from the coding sequence TTGGGATTTCGAATTTTATTATTTATAATTTTAATCACTTTGTATGTACCAACAACAGTTAGCGCAGTCCCTCCATCACTCGCGGCTGCGTTTATCCGGGACCATCAGCTATGGATAAAGACAGGAAATCAAGAAATACAAATCACAAAAAATCGATATGTATCTTCTCCAAAATGGTCTTATGACGGTAGGTTTATTGGCTATATTGATAGTGATGAAGCGGGTAAAGAATCTAACTTATTCATTTATGATACGGAAGAGAAAATAAACTATCAGCCTTATGTAAGAGTCGTAACACCTGACTTTAAGTGGTCACCAAATAAAAATCAATTGGCTTACACTCATCAAGGTTTATTAAACGTTACAAAAATTAAAAACGGTCGCCCACAAGGTTTTGAAAATGTATCACTTGGGGTTAGTGATTTCGAATGGTTCCCGAACGGAAAGGAATTTATCGTCTCCTCACAATCCTGCTTACGTCCGACCGGATGGGGTACAATTCCACTTTATAAAATGCCAGTCGATGCAAATCTTGCTAAAGATAAAATAAAGCCTTTTTATACGATTCAAACAAATGAAACTGATTTATTTGCGATTAACGCTAACTATTTCAAGTGGAGTTCTGATGGAAAGTGGATTAGCTTTTTGGCTAGTCCTACTGCCTCTTTGGCAATGGATAGCAATACACTATGTGTTATCTCATCAAAAGGGAAATACTTTCGAACGATTGGTAACATGCTATGGTTCAAAGATTGGATGAAGTGGGCTCCATCAGCTAATCAACTCGCCTATATTTCAGGAGAAGGAAGGTTCTTTGTAGAAAATAAAAAATTCACAGTTGCAGACATGGTAACAGCAAAACAACAAAAGGTCTACACACCTGTCGGTTATGTAGACCTTGATTTAGAATGGTTTTCACCAAACAAAGTGGTTGTGGCTCGTGCAACAGAAAATAAGGTATGGAAAGAAGGTCCTGTTCCGACGATGTTTACAACACTTTATATAATCAATATAAAAACAGAAGAACAGAAACAAATCTCGTTCCCAAAACAGAATGAACGTGATGAAGCCCCTCAAGTTATTGGACCTTACCTTACTTGGCTTCGCAAGAAAACAAATGTATATAAAGGCGATGTCTGGATGAAGGATAGCTTACATAGTCAAGAGCATATATGGCTGAAAAATGTTGATGAGGCTCCAATCTTTTTTACTCGGAATGAACGTCATTGA
- a CDS encoding response regulator transcription factor — MKRISILIVDDEAEIADLIEIHLEKEGYHVVKAADGEEAVHIIEKQPIDLVVLDIMMPKMDGYEVTRQIRVKHHMPIIFLSAKTSDFDKVTGLVLGADDYMTKPFTPIELVARVNAQLRRFLTLNQPKVAENKSALEVGGVVIDPERRTVNVYGEQIELTPKEFDILYLLASHPKKVYNVENIFQQVWADDYYESGNTVMVHIRTLRKKLGEDKRKDKLIKTVWGVGYTFNG, encoded by the coding sequence ATGAAGCGCATTTCAATTTTAATAGTGGATGATGAGGCAGAAATTGCTGATTTAATTGAGATACATTTAGAAAAAGAAGGGTACCACGTTGTGAAGGCAGCGGATGGGGAAGAGGCCGTTCATATTATTGAAAAGCAGCCAATCGACTTAGTGGTTTTAGATATTATGATGCCAAAAATGGATGGGTATGAAGTGACGCGTCAAATTCGCGTGAAGCATCATATGCCAATCATTTTTTTAAGCGCGAAAACATCTGATTTTGATAAGGTGACAGGTCTTGTATTAGGTGCAGATGATTATATGACGAAACCTTTTACACCGATTGAATTAGTCGCACGTGTAAATGCACAATTACGCCGATTTCTTACGTTAAATCAGCCGAAAGTAGCAGAGAATAAATCTGCTTTAGAGGTAGGGGGAGTCGTTATTGATCCTGAGCGAAGAACAGTGAACGTGTATGGAGAGCAAATTGAGTTAACACCGAAAGAGTTTGATATTTTATATTTATTAGCGAGTCATCCGAAGAAAGTGTACAATGTGGAAAATATTTTTCAGCAAGTATGGGCAGATGATTATTATGAAAGCGGAAATACAGTTATGGTACATATTCGCACATTGCGGAAAAAACTTGGGGAAGATAAAAGAAAGGATAAGTTAATAAAAACAGTGTGGGGAGTAGGGTATACTTTCAATGGCTAA